The sequence below is a genomic window from Draconibacterium halophilum.
ATCGACTGGCTTTCATCTAAAATCAGGTAAAAGAATTCAGTCGTCCGCAACTTGTCAATGTCGTTACGAACCGTGCCGTATGTGGTAATTATAACATCGTAGTAAGAAGCAATTTTATCAAGTTCTTCGGCCTTTTTACGTTGCGTTCCTACATGTTGGTAAACTTTTAGCGCCGGCGTAAATTTCCTGATCTCGTTACTCCAATTGTGCACCAGCGAGGTAGGCACCACAATTAAACTGGCCGGTTGTAGAACCACATCCGATTTCGATTCGCCAGCAAAAAGATCGCGTTGTCCACTTACATCAACAGGATCATGAATTTTAATTTCCTGTTTCAAACGTTTCAGCTTCAATAAAAGCGTAAGTGTTTGCAGGGTTTTTCCCAATCCCATATCATCGGCCAGGCAACCTCCCAGTCCGTTACGATACAAACCGTACATCCAGTTAAAACCTTCTTCCTGGTAATTTCGCAGGGTGGCTCTTAAATTCGCAGGCAACACCGGACTCTCCTTTTCGGCATTTACCAGTTTCGCATATTTCTGTTTTACATCTTTGTCAACTTCCTGAATTGAATTTTGCAGCAATGTAAAATGATGCTTTTCAAATTTGATGTGCTCTCCCTGCTGTTTGCCAAAAGGCAGTAGTCCTTTGTAGCGAGCAAACCATTCTTCGGGTAATACGGCAATTTCTCCGTTTGGCAATTCAAACTCCCTGATGTCGTTTAAAATGTACTTTTTCAGCTGAATAAAAGGGATGCTAAATTCGCCAAACTTAACCACTGCATAAACATCAAACCAGTCGCCTTTTGTCTGGGTTTTCAATTCCAGCTTCTGATGGCCTGTATAAAACTTCTTTTCCAGTTGTTGCTGCTTTATCTCAATACCTTTTTCTTCCAGTTGTGGTCGTTTCTCATTTAGCCAGTTCACAAAAAAATAGAGGGCATTCTGCGGCTCGAGCAACGAAACACCATTTAAGGTATACGATCCGTTATCCTCCTTTAGGCCCGTCCTTTTAACGACTTTTAAAATTGCCTTTTCCCAGGCCAAATCGCGTGTAGTTTTATAATAGACAAACGTGCCGTTTTGCTTTTTTACACTCACCGCCATTTCACGGTCAGAATCAGGAAGGAATTTTTCGTCTCCATATTCGAAATTCAAAACCAAACACGGCCGGTACTGCAAATTATTTTCGAGCGACAACACTGCTTTTCTACCGGTAGAAGCATGAATAACTTCAAATCCTTTGGCTTTTACGTCGTAATCGCGTACGGTTTTTAATACAAACCCGGAGTAGTATTTATCCTCTATAGTGTTGGGCACAGTAACATAATCTTTCTCGAAAAAAGGCATCAGTTTCTTGGCATTCAGCTTTTCAAACGCGACCAACTGATTTTGGTAAATTAACAAACAAGGATCGTTGGTTACTACTTCCACCGATCGCGCTGTTAATAGCATTTCTTTTTCATCAAGAAATATGCGGAGCTTATAACGGGTTTGCGATTCGGTGCGTTCGAATTCATATTCGGGGCGGGCAAAAAACGGTGGTACTTTTAATTCGTCCTCGTCGTACAGATTCGAATATTTTGCCTCTTTACGAAACAATCGTACCGGACTGAGCATCAAAATGGAACACACCTTCATCATACATTTCTCGATAAAGGGTGTTACCTGTTTTTCAAAATAGCCGGGGCGCAACGAAGCAAAAAAATCGGACACATTGCCAGCACGCGAAAATTTTTTGGTCAGTACCTCATCGCTGTATTTTTCAATAAGCTGAATTAGTTCTTTTTCGTAGGGTTTAAAAGTGTATTCCGAATCATTCAGGTCGTGCGGTTTTACCAATCGTACCACTGAATAAAAACGCTCCTTCTTTTCAATTAAAAAAGGTTGAAAAACCAGTCCCAGATAACGGTGCTCGGTTAAAGCTATTATAAATTCAAATCGGTCCATTTACTGCTTCAAAAAAAAGATACACACAAAATTTAATGTCGTGGCGCGGCTTACCGGTTATAATAAAAGAACCTCAAATATATAAAAGCTGTGCGGTTGCTTGAGATATTTCAGCAATTAAGTTTAAATAAAAATAACATCTTTGCAGATGTAAAACTTATATTATGAAAAATCTGACCGTAAATAAAATCAAAACAGCGTCTCCCATTTCTATTCTGGAGGCTGCAAAACTTCTGGAAAAACATACTGATCTTGAAGCCATTAACATTCTAAATTGGAAAAATGCTTTTCCATACATACCGGGTGTTCTATTCAGAATTGCACATACCGGCAATGAAATATGGCTGAAATTTTACGTTCAGGAGAAAAATATTTTGGCGCAGGAAACCGAAATAAACGGCGATGTATATAAAGACAGTACCGTTGAGTTTTTTATCTCGCTAGACGGAACTAACTATTACAATTTTGAGTTCAACTGCATCGGCACACCCCATGTAGGTTATGGTCCCGGCCGTGGAAACCGCACCCCAATTCTACCAGAAACGTTAAAGCAAATCGATATCGAATCGAGTTTAGGCAAGCAGCCATTCGCCGAAAAGTCGGGAGATTTTTCCTGGGAAATGATGATTTGTATTCCGACACAATGTTTTGCTTTTGATAAGATTGAAAACTTAAATGGACTGGAAGCAACAGGCAATTTCTACAAGTGCGGCGACGAAACATCCGATCCGCACTTTGTAACCTGGAATGCTATTGATACTGAAAATCCTGACTATCACTGTCCGGAGTTTTTCGGAAAAATCAGTTTCGAGGACTAATAAAAAACAAATTTCTATTTCTTGAAAATCCCATTAACAGCCCGTGGTATGCTCTCTCCACAATAATGCATGCTATAAAACAGTATTCTATTTTACTACTTACCTTGTATTACTATGTATTTGTTAATACATTAGCCGAGAATACATTGAATACAAGCATGACTAATAATAAAGCAGGACAAGATTTTAATATACGCTGGAAGTCACAAATCAAGAAAGGGCTGATCGAATATATGATTTTGCTTTTCCTTGAGAAAAAGACCTATTATGGATATGAACTCATTGATATGATTCGCGAACTCTCATCAATTGAAATTGCCGAAGGCACACTCTATCCCTTACTAAATCGCCTAAAAAAAGATGGTATGCTAAGTTCGCGCTGGCATGAACTCGAATCCGGAATTCCGAGAAAATACTACACTATTACCAATAAGGGAGCTGAACAAATTCAACAAATGAATGCCTACTTCGATTTAATCGACAGCTCATTGTTACAAATAAGAAACTTAAAACCGTAAACTTTATGAATAAATTTATCCTTGCTTTTGATCAGGGTACTACCAGTTCCCGTGCAATTGTTTTTGATGAGCATGGCGCAATAAAATCTGTTGCTCAAAAAGAGTTTGAACAAATATTTCCGAAGCCGGGCTGGGTAGAACACGATCCGAATGAAATATGGTCGTCGCAGGCAGCCGTTGCAGCCGAGGCGATAACTAAAATTGGCATTAACGGAAAGAATATTGCGGCAATTGGTATTACCAACCAACGCGAAACAACCATTGTTTGGGACAAGGAAACCGGTGATCCTGTTTATAATGCAATTGTTTGGCAAGACCGCAGAACAGCAAAATATTGTGATGCTTTAAAAGAACAAGGCCACCAGGAAATGTTGCGCAAAAAAACCGGATTGGTAATTGATGCTTATTTCTCGGGAACCAAGGTGCAGTGGATTCTGAACAATGTAAAAGGAGCGCGTGAAAAAGCAGAAGCAGGAAAACTCGCCTTTGGAACGGTGGATTCATGGTTAATTTGGAAACTTACCCGTGGCGAAAAACACGTAACTGATATTACCAATGCAAGCAGAACTTTATTGTACAATATAATAGATTGCTGCTGGGATAAAGAGCTGTTGGAATTGTTCGATATTCCGGAAAGTATGTTGCCAGAAGTTTGTGCATCAAGCGAAGTAGTGGGCCACACCAAAACAACCATATTTGCTCACGAAATACCAATTGCAGGTATTGCCGGCGATCAGCAGGCAGCTCTGTTTGGTCAGCAATGCATTCATCCCGGTATGGCAAAAAATACGTACGGAACAGGCTGTTTTATGCTGCTCAATACGGGTGAAAAAGCGATCCTGTCAGAAAACAACCTGGTAACTACCATTGCCTGGAAAATCGATGGAAAAGTATCGTATGCACTTGAGGGGAGTATTTTTATTGCAGGAGCCGCAGTTCAATGGATGCGTGATCAGTTGGGCTTAATAAACAATGCTCCTGAAATTGAAGAATTGGCATTATCGGTTGAGGATAACGGAGGCGTTTATTTTGTTCCTGCCCTAACCGGACTTGGTGCACCTCACTGGGATCAGTATGCACGTGGCATTGTTGTTGGCATTACCCGTGGCACTTCGAACGGGCATTTTGCACGAGCAACAATAGAAGGAATTGCGTTCCAGGTAATGGACGTTCTGAAAGCAATGGAAGCCGACTCAGGTATCGAAATTAAAGAATTACGTGTTGATGGCGGAGCAGCAGCCAATAACCTTTTGTTGCAGTTCCAATCGGAAACATTACAATCTCCGGTAATACGTCCACGTCAACTGGAAACCACGGCTTTGGGCGCTGCTTATCTTGCCGGATTAGCAGTTGGATATTGGCAAAACCTGGATGAATTGCAATCGCAATGGGAGAAAGACAAAACATTTACTCCACAGATTTCAAAGGAGATAATGGATAAATCTATACGCAAATGGCAAAAGGCACTTACAAAAGCCAAAGCGTGGATTGATGATGATGACGAATAATTACATCTCTCAAAAATAGAAAATTATGAAAAGGCATAAGCAATTACGCAAAGCAAAAGCGGAAAAAAAATGGGACATTATTGTAATTGGTGGTGGTGCCTCCGGTCTTGGAGTAGCACTCGAATCTGCCACTCGAAAATACAAAACCCTCTTACTTGAAGGAGCCGATTTTGCCAAAGGCACATCCAGCCGAAGTACGAAACTGGTGCACGGCGGAGTTCGCTATCTTGCCCAGGGAGATATTTCGCTCGTTCTTGAAGCATTACGCGAAAGAGGGTTAATGCGGCAAAATGCGCCTCACCTGGTTAAAAATCAATCGTTTATTATTCCTAACTATGAATGGTGGGGAGGCCCGTTTTACACCGTCGGATTAAAAGTTTACGATATGATGGCCGGAAAGCTGGGGCTTGGCCCTTCCGTTCACCTCTCGAAACAAGAGACACTGGAAGCCCTGCCAACACTTAAAGAAGAAGGCTTAACAGGTGGTGTTATCTATCACGACGGACAATTTGATGATGCCAGGCTTTCGATTAACCTTGCACAAACTGTTATCGATTACGATGGGGTGGCGGTTAACTACACCAGAGTTATCGGATTACTAAAAGACGAGGAAGGGATGATTTGCGGGGTAAAAGCAAAAGACATGATTGATGGTGATGAATTTGAGATACAAGCCAAAGTAGTGGTAAATGCAACAGGTGTTTTTACCGACGAGGTTTTACAAATGGACGAACCCGGAGTGCCTAAAAA
It includes:
- a CDS encoding PadR family transcriptional regulator, which gives rise to MHAIKQYSILLLTLYYYVFVNTLAENTLNTSMTNNKAGQDFNIRWKSQIKKGLIEYMILLFLEKKTYYGYELIDMIRELSSIEIAEGTLYPLLNRLKKDGMLSSRWHELESGIPRKYYTITNKGAEQIQQMNAYFDLIDSSLLQIRNLKP
- a CDS encoding DEAD/DEAH box helicase, giving the protein MDRFEFIIALTEHRYLGLVFQPFLIEKKERFYSVVRLVKPHDLNDSEYTFKPYEKELIQLIEKYSDEVLTKKFSRAGNVSDFFASLRPGYFEKQVTPFIEKCMMKVCSILMLSPVRLFRKEAKYSNLYDEDELKVPPFFARPEYEFERTESQTRYKLRIFLDEKEMLLTARSVEVVTNDPCLLIYQNQLVAFEKLNAKKLMPFFEKDYVTVPNTIEDKYYSGFVLKTVRDYDVKAKGFEVIHASTGRKAVLSLENNLQYRPCLVLNFEYGDEKFLPDSDREMAVSVKKQNGTFVYYKTTRDLAWEKAILKVVKRTGLKEDNGSYTLNGVSLLEPQNALYFFVNWLNEKRPQLEEKGIEIKQQQLEKKFYTGHQKLELKTQTKGDWFDVYAVVKFGEFSIPFIQLKKYILNDIREFELPNGEIAVLPEEWFARYKGLLPFGKQQGEHIKFEKHHFTLLQNSIQEVDKDVKQKYAKLVNAEKESPVLPANLRATLRNYQEEGFNWMYGLYRNGLGGCLADDMGLGKTLQTLTLLLKLKRLKQEIKIHDPVDVSGQRDLFAGESKSDVVLQPASLIVVPTSLVHNWSNEIRKFTPALKVYQHVGTQRKKAEELDKIASYYDVIITTYGTVRNDIDKLRTTEFFYLILDESQSIKNSSSKTYKAVMDVKARYKLVITGTPIENSLSDLWSQMNFLNPGMLGNLAFFRRTFITPIEKHANEEQMEKLQLMIRPFVLRRKKVEVAKDLPPLMEEIRVCPMVSGQEKLYEQEKSVIRNTILSTIEKEGLKKSQFVVLQGLTKLRQLANHPSLADDGNLERSGKFDEIFRMLSNLVAEKHKVLVFSSFVTHLELLENKIAEEKWKYSKLTGQTTKREKVIKAFQEDEDNRIFLISLKAGGVGLNLIEADYVFIIDPWWNPAAENQAINRAHRIGQDKHVFVYRFITENSIEEKIQKLKDRKSSLADKFINSNNPFEQVTQEEIVELFN
- a CDS encoding carbohydrate-binding family 9-like protein, whose amino-acid sequence is MKNLTVNKIKTASPISILEAAKLLEKHTDLEAINILNWKNAFPYIPGVLFRIAHTGNEIWLKFYVQEKNILAQETEINGDVYKDSTVEFFISLDGTNYYNFEFNCIGTPHVGYGPGRGNRTPILPETLKQIDIESSLGKQPFAEKSGDFSWEMMICIPTQCFAFDKIENLNGLEATGNFYKCGDETSDPHFVTWNAIDTENPDYHCPEFFGKISFED
- the glpK gene encoding glycerol kinase GlpK is translated as MNKFILAFDQGTTSSRAIVFDEHGAIKSVAQKEFEQIFPKPGWVEHDPNEIWSSQAAVAAEAITKIGINGKNIAAIGITNQRETTIVWDKETGDPVYNAIVWQDRRTAKYCDALKEQGHQEMLRKKTGLVIDAYFSGTKVQWILNNVKGAREKAEAGKLAFGTVDSWLIWKLTRGEKHVTDITNASRTLLYNIIDCCWDKELLELFDIPESMLPEVCASSEVVGHTKTTIFAHEIPIAGIAGDQQAALFGQQCIHPGMAKNTYGTGCFMLLNTGEKAILSENNLVTTIAWKIDGKVSYALEGSIFIAGAAVQWMRDQLGLINNAPEIEELALSVEDNGGVYFVPALTGLGAPHWDQYARGIVVGITRGTSNGHFARATIEGIAFQVMDVLKAMEADSGIEIKELRVDGGAAANNLLLQFQSETLQSPVIRPRQLETTALGAAYLAGLAVGYWQNLDELQSQWEKDKTFTPQISKEIMDKSIRKWQKALTKAKAWIDDDDE